One window of Ostrinia nubilalis chromosome W unlocalized genomic scaffold, ilOstNubi1.1 SUPER_W_unloc_1, whole genome shotgun sequence genomic DNA carries:
- the LOC135087374 gene encoding uncharacterized protein LOC135087374 produces MERQRWKEQLKHKLLIDKEQPKKRKIEILEDVLYKKDGTKIKVVEKKILPNHSSLPTTPHQPKVATIDVKDLTPTFRDPECYMSETRKIIENNDMSSVSQNPCTSLNDLFQEFPLISSDGETDSNIINNNLSSTIQDASHIINKILVTADSEEYSVPNNVKTEESWPATHQNSFNADEVPEMKVYLPVCNPISPSATESLSIVETCLPVTDQKNPSFAEVCPEIEECSTGTDLKSPSTTPDNPPVKEYLVRTDTHISSASEESMENKDCLPVIMKKCPNTAKVTPDAANAKVTPIPKDTEASTSNDTQEYISPEKKRMSRCLPRNCKKKLNFDIINCKPYLDFIEEDDATTLLLNEAFPSEASSCSFSDNESSDDSASSKTKKNKTKKKQGKVLKKKQKKVNMKQTSKSNEHNTDRELQVEENVLIPKPKPKKSAKKENKIKRAHGQTYTTQQGDEVASKCMKTNPCK; encoded by the coding sequence ATGGAACGTCAACGATGGAAGGAACAATTAAAGcataaattattaatagataaagaGCAACCAAAAAAGCGAAAGATTGAGATTTTGGAAGATGTTTTGTACAAAAAAGATGGAACGAAAATAAAAGTGGTCGAGAAGAAAATATTGCCTAACCACTCATCGCTTCCAACAACTCCTCACCAGCCTAAAGTAGCTACAATAGATGTTAAAGACCTTACCCCCACCTTTCGCGACCCTGAATGTTACATGTCTGAAACAaggaaaattattgaaaataatgatATGTCTTCAGTTTCACAAAATCCTTGCACGTCTTTAAATGACTTATTCCAGGAGTTTCCTTTGATTTCATCAGACGGTGAAACTGAttcaaatattattaacaaCAACTTATCTAGCACTATTCAAGATGCAAGccacataattaataaaattctagTGACTGCTGATTCCGAAGAATATTCGGTACCAAACAATGTCAAAACAGAAGAATCCTGGCCGGCGACCCATCAAAATTCTTTCAACGCAGATGAAGTCCCTGAAATGAAAGTATACTTACCTGTTTGCAACCCCATTAGTCCTAGCGCCACAGAAAGCCTTTCTATTGTGGAGACATGTTTACCTGTAACCGATCAGAAGAATCCCAGCTTCGCTGAAGTATGCCCTGAAATAGAAGAGTGTTCAACAGGTACTGATCTGAAATCTCCTAGCACAACTCCTGATAATCCTCCTGTAAAAGAATATTTAGTTAGAACAGATACACACATTTCTTCCGCCTCTGAAGAATCAATGGAAAATAAAGATTGCCTACCTGTGATAATGAAAAAGTGTCCAAACACCGCTAAAGTTACGCCTGATGCTGCAAATGCAAAAGTTACTCCAATTCCAAAAGATACTGAAGCAAGTACTAGTAATGATACTCAAGAATATATTTCTCCTGAAAAAAAACGCATGAGTAGATGTCTACCAAGGAattgtaaaaagaaattaaattttgatATTATCAACTGCAAACCTTATCTTGATTTTATTGAAGAAGATGATGCTACCACCTTATTGCTTAATGAGGCATTCCCGTCAGAAGCATCCAGCTGTTCATTCAGTGATAACGAGTCATCCGATGATTCAGCATCcagcaaaactaaaaaaaataagaccAAGAAAAAACAGGGCAAGGTACTGaaaaagaaacagaaaaaagTTAATATGAAACAAACGAGTAAGTCAAATGAACACAATACAGATCGGGAATTGCAAGTAGAAGAAAACGTTTTAATACCAAAACCTAAACCAAAGAAATCTgctaaaaaagaaaataaaattaaaagagcTCACGGTCAGACTTACACTACCCAACAAGGAGATGAAGTTGCATCTAAATGCATGAAAACTAATCCCTGCAAATAA